The Cystobacter fuscus DSM 2262 genome includes a window with the following:
- a CDS encoding AAA family ATPase, whose amino-acid sequence MWQRVSLSNYRSIEKADVVLAPFTVLVGANGSGKSNFADALLLATEISFDAEAAIKRRGGIASIRRWGIPNTEETSVTIRRADSRLDLDREFVEQFFSLLPDSGTEWRFGSEWIFSTKGGRGQLLVREDEDLEELVPRFGEERIGSGWMSLDGFVPTTSISLFARQSKPLTPSPSASRRLQLDLSKMRAPHLVSSSTELEEDGSNLAGVLRRLKAEGGVAFEGVLLAMRRLVPELVDLSVSEAGQFLFVEFVQRQSGGDARFGIREMSDGALRALGIIVAARTMPPGRCLIIEEPEVSVHPAAAAVLYEVLKEASARGAVLVTTHSPEFLDAARDEEILVCRYRDGLTRIGPLANAQREVLNEGLFSLSELIRSEPLRIEGEPPDVIGSPGTES is encoded by the coding sequence ATGTGGCAACGCGTCTCGTTGAGCAACTACCGGAGCATCGAGAAGGCCGACGTGGTGCTCGCCCCGTTCACGGTCCTGGTGGGCGCCAACGGCAGCGGAAAGTCCAACTTCGCCGACGCCCTGCTCCTCGCCACCGAGATTTCCTTCGACGCGGAGGCCGCCATCAAGCGGCGCGGTGGCATCGCCTCGATCCGGCGGTGGGGCATCCCCAACACCGAGGAGACGAGTGTCACGATTCGTAGAGCGGATTCTCGTTTGGACCTGGATCGAGAATTCGTGGAGCAGTTTTTCTCGTTGCTCCCAGACTCCGGCACGGAATGGCGGTTTGGGTCGGAGTGGATATTCAGCACCAAAGGGGGTCGAGGGCAGCTTCTGGTCAGGGAGGATGAAGACCTCGAGGAACTGGTTCCCCGGTTTGGAGAAGAGCGGATCGGTAGTGGGTGGATGAGCTTGGACGGGTTTGTTCCGACCACGAGCATTTCCCTCTTCGCCCGCCAGTCGAAGCCGCTCACGCCTTCGCCATCTGCCTCACGCAGGCTCCAACTGGATCTGAGCAAGATGCGGGCTCCCCATCTGGTCAGCTCCAGCACGGAACTCGAAGAGGATGGAAGCAATCTGGCGGGGGTCTTGCGGCGGTTGAAGGCCGAGGGAGGAGTTGCCTTCGAGGGGGTTCTCCTCGCGATGAGACGGCTGGTTCCGGAGTTGGTGGACCTCTCCGTTTCCGAGGCCGGGCAGTTCCTGTTCGTGGAGTTCGTTCAGCGGCAATCGGGTGGAGACGCTCGCTTTGGAATCCGCGAGATGTCGGATGGGGCTCTGCGCGCGCTGGGCATCATCGTCGCCGCACGGACGATGCCCCCGGGTCGGTGCCTGATCATCGAGGAGCCCGAAGTCTCTGTTCACCCTGCCGCAGCTGCGGTGCTCTATGAGGTGCTCAAGGAGGCTTCCGCTCGAGGCGCCGTTCTGGTGACGACGCACAGCCCGGAGTTCCTCGATGCCGCGCGGGACGAGGAGATCCTGGTCTGCCGGTACCGGGATGGACTGACTCGGATAGGACCGCTGGCGAACGCTCAGCGCGAAGTGTTGAACGAGGGGCTCTTCAGCCTCTCCGAACTCATCAGGAGCGAGCCCCTGCGCATCGAGGGCGAACCTCCCGATGTGATCGGCTCTCCCGGCACCGAGTCGTGA
- a CDS encoding HEAT repeat domain-containing protein: MRHSVKRCALSLIALLSWGAASTAVAQVDARTASLSRQLGQGMEPGARSRAASGLGASDDPEALGPLCEGLKDTSEQVRAAAAQALGVLKEVAGVECLKARKGEPDSAARAAILASLKTLQSLKEQAPRFYVQLVDVKDRTGQLSPEVLRSTEARMRRKLAQMGAMVAPARENKAAAQGVLRKFGVRGFRLQAEIHDTESGGLQVTMACISYPDQTLLGDVELHAGGAKPEDLLKVLAPRIIEEAADTFEWDT, from the coding sequence ATGCGTCATTCCGTCAAGCGGTGTGCACTGTCTTTGATCGCGCTGTTGTCCTGGGGGGCCGCGTCCACGGCCGTGGCCCAGGTGGATGCTCGGACGGCCTCCCTGAGCCGACAGCTCGGGCAGGGGATGGAACCGGGAGCGCGCTCGCGGGCCGCGTCGGGACTGGGGGCCTCGGATGATCCCGAGGCGCTCGGGCCCCTGTGCGAGGGCTTGAAGGACACGAGCGAGCAGGTGCGCGCGGCGGCGGCCCAGGCGTTGGGCGTGCTGAAGGAAGTGGCCGGGGTGGAGTGCCTCAAGGCGCGCAAGGGCGAGCCGGACTCGGCGGCACGGGCGGCCATCCTGGCGTCGCTCAAGACGCTGCAGTCGTTGAAGGAGCAGGCTCCCCGGTTCTACGTGCAGCTCGTCGACGTGAAGGACAGGACGGGCCAGTTGTCGCCGGAAGTGCTGCGCTCCACCGAGGCGCGGATGAGGCGCAAGCTCGCGCAGATGGGCGCGATGGTCGCCCCCGCGAGGGAGAACAAGGCGGCGGCGCAGGGGGTGCTGCGCAAGTTCGGCGTGCGCGGCTTCCGGTTGCAGGCGGAGATCCACGACACCGAGAGCGGAGGACTGCAGGTGACGATGGCGTGCATCAGCTACCCGGATCAAACGCTGCTCGGGGACGTGGAGCTCCACGCGGGCGGGGCGAAGCCGGAGGATCTGCTCAAGGTGCTGGCCCCCCGCATCATCGAGGAAGCCGCGGACACGTTCGAGTGGGACACGTGA
- a CDS encoding HEAT repeat domain-containing protein, whose amino-acid sequence MRFSSHLVAFLLLAFPPSVLAQADAQTASLAKTLKQGPVVAHRLQAARLLGESDDPEAMPPLCAGLADESPEVRAAAASALEKLAEPGAVVCLEARKEETDPQVQAALTSALKALRALQARPARLYVMLAPLKDTTGTLSPELVKLTEARLRRALFQVGAELAPEKETEARARDVLRKRKLSGYRLVPEVRPGPTGGLMLVVLCLRYPGKQLLGSVDVQGSEGEPGEILAALVPRVIADSATAYKWR is encoded by the coding sequence ATGCGCTTCTCCTCCCACCTTGTCGCCTTCCTCCTGCTCGCCTTTCCCCCCTCCGTGCTGGCACAGGCGGATGCCCAGACCGCCTCGCTGGCGAAGACGCTGAAGCAGGGCCCGGTGGTGGCGCACCGGCTCCAGGCGGCGCGGCTGTTGGGCGAGTCGGATGATCCCGAGGCGATGCCGCCCTTGTGCGCGGGGCTCGCGGACGAGAGCCCCGAGGTGCGGGCAGCGGCGGCCTCGGCCCTGGAGAAGCTGGCGGAGCCCGGCGCGGTGGTGTGTTTGGAGGCGCGCAAGGAGGAGACGGACCCCCAGGTCCAGGCCGCCCTGACGTCCGCCCTGAAGGCGCTGCGCGCGCTCCAGGCACGACCCGCCCGGCTGTACGTGATGCTGGCGCCGCTCAAGGACACGACGGGCACACTGTCGCCGGAGCTGGTGAAGCTGACCGAGGCCCGGCTGCGGCGCGCCTTGTTCCAGGTGGGTGCGGAGCTGGCGCCGGAGAAGGAGACCGAGGCGCGGGCGCGTGACGTGTTGCGCAAGCGCAAGTTGTCCGGCTACCGGCTCGTTCCCGAGGTGCGTCCGGGCCCCACAGGAGGGCTGATGCTGGTGGTGCTGTGCCTGCGTTATCCGGGCAAGCAATTGCTGGGGAGCGTGGATGTCCAGGGCTCGGAGGGCGAGCCGGGAGAGATCCTCGCGGCGCTGGTTCCGCGGGTGATCGCCGATTCCGCGACCGCATATAAATGGAGGTAG